CCAGGGAGGGGCCAACGCGGGGCACACGGTCATCGCGGGGGGAGAGAAGCACGTCTTCCACCTGCTTCCCTCGGGGATGCTCTACCCGGGGAAGACCTGCGTCATCGGCGGCGGCGTGGTGGTGGACCCCGCCCAGCTCCTGACGGAGCTGCGGGAGCTTCAGGAGAAGGGGCGTGATCGCGCCCGGCTGGTGGTGAGCCGCACCTCCCACGTGGTGATGCCCTACCACAAGATCCTGGACACCCTGGGGGAGAGGGAGAGGAGTTCCTGCCAGAAAATCGGCACCACCCACCGGGGCATCGGTCCCTGCTACGTGGACAAGTTCAACCGCGTGGGCATCCGCATGGAGGACCTGCTCTTCCCCCAGACCCTGAGGGAGAAGCTGGCTTTCAACCTGGAGATGAAGAACCTGCTGCTCACCCGGATCTACGGGGAGAAACCCCTGGCTCTGGACGAGCTCTACAACCAGGCCCTTGCCTGGGGGGGCGAGCTGGCTCCGTTCCTGGGTGATGGTGCCCTGGAGGTCAACCGGGCCCTGGACGAGGGACGGGGGGTCCTCTTCGAGGGGGCCCAGGGCACCCTGCTGGATGTGGACTTCGGCACCTATCCCTACGTCACCAGCTCCAGCCCCACCGCGGGGGGAGCCTGCACGGGCGTCGGGGTGGGACCCACCCGGATCGACCGGGTCCTCGGGGTGGCCAAGGCCTACTGCACCCGGGTGGGGGAGGGCCCCTTCCCCACGGAGCTTCTGGACGATCTGGGGCAGCAGCTTCGGGATCGGGGGGGAGAGTACGGCGCCACCACCGGTCGGCCCCGACGTTGCGGCTGGCTGGACCTGGTGGCTCTCCGCTACGCCGTCATGGTGAACGGCCTCGGAGGCCTGGCGGTCACCAAGCTGGACGTGCTCACGGGGATCGACCCCCTGAAGGTGGCGGTGGGCTACCGGATCGACGGACAAGAGGTCCAGCACTTCCCCTCCGACCCGCAGCTCCTTCAGAACGCCGAGCCGGTATACCGGGAGCTGAAGGGGTGGACCGAGCCGCTGGAGGAGTGCCGCCGTCCCGAGGATCTGCCCCGAGCGGCCCGGGACTACCTGAAGTTCATGGAGGAGTTCTGCGGGGCCCCGGCCGTCCTGGTGGGGGTGGGACCCGCCCGGGAAGCCACCATCCTGCAGGGACTCTAGAGGGAGGGTTCCCCTCCCTTGCTGCCCGTGGAGATCCGCTTCTGCCGCCCGGAGGACCAGGCGGCCTTGGTGGAGATCGAGGCCCAGGGACAACCTTTCCCCTGGGCCTCCGGGGTTTTTGCGCAGGACCTCCGCGGAGAGGGGGGCGTCTTCTACCTGGGTGCCCAGGCCCCCAAGGGGGTTCTCTGCGGGTTTGCGGTGGGGCGGGTGGAGCGGGGCGACCTGCTCCTCCTGAACCTGGGGGTCCACCTGCGGTACCGGCGTCAGGGAGTGGGCCTTCAGCTTCTGGCTGCTCTGGGGGAGACGGGGACGTATCTGGGGTGCCACCGGTTGCGCCTCCACGTCCGGTTTTCCAACGAGGGAGCCCGGCAGTTCTACGGTGACCTGGGCTTCCGGCGCCTCCTCCGGATCCCGGCGTACTACGAGGATGGAGAGGACGCGGAGGAGTGGGTGGGGGCGCTTCCCCTTTCCCTGGTCCGCCCCGAAGCCTCTGCGGCAGCCTCGGGCTCCGAGGAGGGCTGACGGATGCCCATCCAGCCGAATCCCCGTCCCTGGCAGGTGCTGGCGGCGGACCTGGCCCTCCTGGTGGTGGCGGCGGTGTGGGGGGCGGGGTACCCCGTCTCGGCCCTGGCCATCCGATCCATCACCCCCCTTTGGCTTCTGGGAATCCGCTTCGCCATCGCCGGAACCGCCATGGTGGTGCTCTTCCGCCGCCACCTTCGGGGATTCGACTGGAGGGGAGCCATCCCCGTCTACGCCCTCTCCCTCGTCATGGCCCTTTCCTACCTCCTCCACATCTACGCCCTTACCCTGAGCACCGCGGCCAAACAGTCCTTCATCGCCGGGACCAGCGTGGCCATGGTTCCCTTCGTCTCCGCAGCCTTCCATCGCTGTTGGCCCAGCCGCGTTGCCCTGGCCGGGTCCCTGGTGACCTCTCTGGGGCTCTCGGTCCTGGCCTTCACCCCCGGCATGGCCTTCAACGGAGGGGACGTCCTCTCCCTCCTGATGGCGGTGACCATTGCCCTCCACGTGGTGCTTTGCGCCGCCTGCATCCGCAAGCACGACGCCCTGGCGGTGGCGACGATCCAGATCCTCTGCGGGGGGATGGTCTTTCTCCTGGGGGCGGTGCTGCTGGAGCCCCTGCCGGACTTTCGCTTCACCCCGGGCCTCTGGCGGAGCATCCTCTTCCTAGCCCTCCTCGCCACGGTGTTCCCCTTCGGGGTCCAATGTGTGGCCCTTCGGTACACCCACGAGGTCCACGCGGGGATCCTCCTGGCCCTGGAGAGTCCCTTCGGCTACGGGGTGGCCATCCTCATGGGGCAGGAGCGGCTTCGGGGACAGGGACTGGTGGCGGGGGCCATCCTCCTGGCGGGGGTGCTGCTGGCAGAATCGGAGCTCTGGAGGGGACCCTCCCGGGAGAGGACGGAACCCGAGGAGGCGGAAGAAGCGGCGGAGGAAGCGGGATGAGGGGCCTTGCCGTTTCCGGACAGTCCCAGGGGGTCGCACCGAAAGGGGCGACCCCCGTTTGGTGCGGGAGGACAGGGGGCGGCATCGGGAGCCTCCGGTTCGGCCCTGCACCGGCGGGCAAGGACAGAGGTTCTTAGAGGTTTCCGACTCTCCCCTCGTCGCAGGGTTCGGTGGAGGGGGTTTTTCGGTCGGCTTCTCCCCTTCGGCTGGTCGTTCCTGGCTCTTTGAACCACTCCTCCCGGAGGATCCCGCAGACAACGATATCCTCGTAGATGCCGTTCTTCTTCACGTGTCGGCGCAGCACCCCTTCCCGGATCATCCCCAGCTTCTCCAGGACCCTCCCGGAGGCGGGATTGCGAGGGAAGAAGCAGGCATGGATCTTTTGGAGATGCAGCGTCCCGAAGCCGAAGGCCAGGACGGCACGCCCCGCCTCGGAACAGTATCCCTGCCCCCAGCCGGGCTTGCCGACCCAGTACCCCAGCTCGGCCCGATCGGCCCCCCCTTCGATCACCAGACCGATGGCTCCCACCAGTTCCCGGTTCGTCTTCCGGGTGATGGCGAAGTTCGCCTGTTCTCCCGATTCGAACAACCTCTCGTGGGTGCCGATCCATTCCTCCGCCATCCCGTTCTCGTAAGGATGGGGGATGCGAAGGGTCGTGTCCGCGATGGCCGCGTCTCCCGCCAGCGCCTGCACGGATCGGGCGTCGGAAAGGGCGAAGGGACGAAGGAGCAGCCGGGGAGTCTCCAGAACGGGTAGGCGGCTCACCGGATCGTCACCGAGCCCTGCGGGGTTCCCCCCCGGGAGTAGACCAGTACCAGGGAGGCCTCCTCCGCGGCCTTGTTGGCCAGATAGGACCTCAGGGCCGCCGTGTCCATCTCCTTCGTGCTTCGACCGTTGACCTCCAGAAGCACGTCCCGCTCCACGAGCCCCGCATCGGCTGCCTTGCTGCCCGCCTCCACGGAAGAGATGGCCACGTACCCGTCGGGGTTCCTGTCCCCCAGGACGATTCCCAGGGACTTCTTCCGCACGTTCCCCGAATCGGGAAGCTGGTTGACCGCCTCGTTGACGACCTGATCGATCGGCGTCCCGTCCAGCTTGTTGCGGATTTCCTGGATGAGGGGGATCAGGTGGTCGATGGACCGCTGCCGGGTCACCTGCCCCTGAAGGAGTTCCAGCTCGCTGACCAGGAGGCGCACGTTGCCGTCCCGCTGCAGCATGTTGAACTTCACCTTGCAGAGCTGCGTGGGAAGCCAGAAGCCGTCCCCGAAGTTCTTGGCCACCACCACCTTGTACGGGTCCACCTCGTCGACGGTGAAGTTCTTTCCCGTCATGACCTCCAGGATCATGTCCTGGACCTTCCCGGTGTCGGTCTCCCGGATGGTGGTGGTGAAGAGGGTGGCTCCCCAACATGCGGGGGCCAGGGAAAGCAGAAACAGGGAAACCAGCAGGATGCGGCGCAAGGGAATTCCTCCTAACGGATCCAGGTTGGGATGGGGTACAGGGAAAACCCTACCACCGGACCAGCGAGGTTTCATGAAACCGGCGGTGTTTTTCGGGGGGCTACAGGGCGTTTACGTACGGGGAGCGTGGTTTGGGAGGAGGAGTTCTGAGAGCTTGCGAGATCCGGGGGCACGGGCAAAAAAAGGGCCGCACCCGAAGGCGCGGCCCGATCCTTTTGGTGGGCGACACAGGGTTCGAACCTGTGACCCCTGCCGTGTGAAGGCAGTGCTCTCCCGCTGAGCTAGTCGCCCGAAGCCTTGCAACATCGGGAATTATACGATGGAGGGGCGACTCGCGCAACCCCCTTTGGAGGTCATTTCGTGGATTTTACGCTGTAGCTCTTGCTGCCCCAGGATTTTCCCTTCACCGGGGTTCCCTCCAGGAGCTGGACGAATCGGTCCAGGCACTGGGGACACCTCACGACGGTTTCCTTGTCTTCCACCTCAAACTCGTGCTTGCAGCTGATGCAGCGAAATCGACGCACCTTTTCTCCACCCCCCTCTTCGTGCGGCCCTTGAGGGGCCGGAAATCCTTAACGAATCGAGTATAGCCCACCGTCGGGGTTCGATCCAGGGGGATCAGGACAAGAGGCTGGAGAGAGCTGCGGCGAAGAGGAGCCCCGGGAGGAGGTTCAGGACCCGGAAACGGCGGATCTCCAGCAAGGAAAGGCCCAATCCCAGGAGGAGGATGCCCCCCACTGCGGACATCTCGTCGATCACCGGCTGGGAGAGGAGGGACTGGAACGCTCGGGCCCCCAGGGTGAGGCCTCCCTGAAAGAGGAGGAGGGGGACCGACGCCGCCACCACCCCGGGGCCCAAGGACGCGGCCAGGGCCACGGAGGAGAAGCCGTCCAGCACCGTCTTGGCCAAAAGCAGGTTGGGGTACCCTCCCAGGCCCTCTTCGATGGCCCCCAGGATGGTCATGGAGCCGGTGCAGAAGAGCAGGAAGGCGGTGACGAAGCCCTGGACGAACCGGTCGTTCTCGCAGCGGAAGCGCTGCCGGAGCCCTTCTGCGAAGTTGTCGAGGCGCTTCTCCAGGTTCAGGGCCTCCCCGGTCAGGGCGCCCAGGACCAGGCTGAAGATCAGGACGAGGAAGTTCTGGGTCTTGGCGGCCATGTGGATGCCCAGAAAGAGGGTGAAGAGGCCGATGGCGTGGAAGGCCGTCTCCACGTGCCTCTGGGGGAGGCGGGAGCGCATGAGCAGGCCGAAGGAGCCTCCTGCCAGGACCGCCGCGGCGTTGGCGAGGCTGCCGAAGATGGGGATGTGCTGGATCCATTCGTTCAAGGGGATTCCTCCTGTTCCGGTTTCCGATCAGAAAAGGCGATACACGTGCGTCAGGGTGAAGTAGAAGCCCACCCCCAGGAAGGCGACCCCCGTGAGGTGGCGCAGCAGGGTCTCCAGGGGGTCGATGCGCCGGAGGCGCCGGGAGATGACCTGGGTTCCCGCGGAAAGCCCCCATCCCGCCAGGGCCACGGGGAGGGCGGCTCCCAGGCCGAAAAGCCCCGGGAGGAGGAGGGAGGACCCTTCCCGGGCCGCCAGGGGCAGCAGTCCGCCGAAGAACAGGGCCGCCGTCTCCGGGCAGGGGAGCAGGGACAGGAGCACCCCCAGGAGGAAGGCCCCCGGGCCGTTTGGGGGGATCCTCTCCGCCAGGGCCTTCTTGAGGCTCCCCCCCGTGTGGGGGGTGAGCCACTCCAGCAGGAGGGCTCCTACCACCAGAAACAGGGGGCCCGCCGCTTTGGCCAGGATCCGCAGGACGTTCCGGTAGAGGTCCGGGGCGTCCAGGAGCCCTCCCACCAGCAGGGCCCCCAGGAGGAGGTGGGTCAGGAACCGCCCCGCCCCGTAGGCGCCTCCCTGGATCAGGGCTTCCCGGGGGTTTCCCGGCCGGATCACGCAGGACAGGGCCGCCACGTTGGAGGCCAGGGGACAGGGGCTCAGGGTGGCCAGGATCCCCAGCCACAGGGCGGTGAAGGCGGCCAGGATCATGGGGCCACCGCCTCTTTCAGGAAGGGCGCCAGGGCCTGGAGGAAGAAGGGACGGAACGCCTCGGGCCGGTCGGCCAAGCGATAGGCCTCCTCTAGGTTGCGGAACCGGATCTCCCGGCCATTTCGCACCAGGGAGACCACCAGGGTGGTGCCGAAGAGGCCGTAGGTTTCAATGTAACGCTCGTTTTCCGGCTCTTCCAGGGAGAGCTTGCGGAAGGACAGGCGCCCTGCGGCCACGTCCCCCGAGAGGGGGCCTTCGAGGGCCTCCTGGGCGTTCCTTTCCAGGTCGTCGCAGACGGGACAGTAGCCCCCGCCCCGGAAGAGGATCACCTCCACCCGGGTTCCAGATTCCTCGGGGGGAAGGGGGTGGGGCCGCGTCTCATTCTGGAGGTCCCGGAGGGCGTAGCCCAGGCTGAAGGCCGCGAAGAGAAGGACGCAGAGCCCCGCAAAACGCTTCATGCTCCTGCCTCCTTTGGGGAGCCTCCCCGGCGGGCGCAGGGACGGGGATGCTTGAAATGGTTGGGTCCGGGCATTATAAACGGAGTGCGTTTGCGGCAGCAAGCCGCGCCGAGGCCTTGGGCCGGATGTTGGACGGGAGGTTGGGGAAGGGATATGGCGAAACCGTGGTGGCGTGAGGCTCTGGAGACGATCCTTTGGGCACTGGTGCTGGCATTGGTGCTGCGGACCTTCGTGGTGCAGGCGTTCTGGATTCCCAGCGGGTCCATGATCCCCACCCTGGACCCGGGGGACCGGGTGCTGGTGCTCAAGTTCTGGTACCACCTGCCTTCGGTGGACCCCAAGAGGGGGAACCTGGTGGTGTTCAAGTACCCCGTGGACCCGAGGCGGGACTTCGTGAAGCGGATCATCGGGCTCCCCGGGGAGACGGTGGAACTGCGGGAGGGCAAGGTCTACGTCAACGGGGTGCAGATCGACGAGCCCTACGTAGTGAACTCGGACACCTATACCATGGCGGCCACGGAGGTGCCCAAGGACAGCTACTTCTGCATGGGGGACAACCGCCCCAACTCCCAGGACAGCCGTTTCTGGGGCTTCGTGCCCCGGAACTTCCTCAAAGGGCCGGTGGTGTTCCGGTACTGGCCCCTGACGCGCATCGGCCTCCCTCGGTAGGGGGACATGGGGCGGACGGTGTGGTACCCCGGGCACATGGCCCGGGGCAGAAGACAGCTCGAAGCGCTTCTGGGGTCTCTGGACCTCCTTCTGGAGGTCCGGGACGCCCGGGCGCCCCGGCTCACCGCCTCCCCCCTCCTGGAGGAGCAGGGACGGTTGGAGACCTGGATCGTCCTCACCAAGGCGGACCTGGCGGAGGAGGAGGTCACGAGGCGCTGGGTGGACCACTTCCGGCGGTCCGGCCGCACGGCCTGGGCGGTGGACGCCCGCAAGCCCCTGCCCGTCCCTTTCCGCAAGGCTCTGCAGCAGCGTCGCCCGGACTTCCGGGAGCTGCGCCTGGCGGTGGTGGGGGTGCCCAACGTGGGCAAGTCCCTCCTCCTGAACCGCCTCATCGGCAAGAAGTCCGCCCTGGTGGGGGGCATCCCCGGGGTGACCCGGGGGGTTTCCTGGTTTCGGGGAGAGGGGCTTCTGGTGGTGGACTCCCCCGGCGTCCTGGACCCCAAGTCCGATGCGGGGGCGCACCGCCGTCTGGCGTGGCTCAACGCCACCAAGGGGCAGGTGATCGGCACCCCTCAGGACCTGGCCATGGACTGCATCGCCCACCTGGAGGAACAAGGAGAATGGGGGCGCATCGCCTCGGTCTGGAACCTCTCTCGGGAGTCCCAGAGCCCGGAGGAACGCCTGGAGGGAGTGGGGCGTCGGCTGGGACGACTCCTTCCCGGCGGTGTGGTGGACCTGGACGGGGCCGGAAGGGCCTTTCTGGAGGCCCTCGGCACGGGCAAGCTGGGGCGATGGAGCCTGGAAGTTCCTCCCGCGTCCCGGGAGAAGGAGGGATCCTCGTGATCGTGGCCGGAACGGACGAGGCAGGCAGGGGACCCCTGGCAGGTCCCGTGGTGGCCGCGGCGGCGGTGCTCACCCCGGACCAGCGCCGTCGCCTGATGCAGCGAGGGCTGGGGGATTCCAAAGCCCTGACGCCCCGAAGGCGGGAGAGCCTCTTCGCCCTCATGGAGGAACTGGGGGTGCTCTGGCGGGCCCAGGCCGCCTCGGCGGCCCGCATCGACGGAACGAACATCCTGGCGGCGTCCCTCTGGGCCATGGGAAGGGCTACGGTGGCCCTGGATCCCCCGCCGGACCTGGTGGTGGTGGACGGCAATGCCCGGATCCCCGGGCTTTCCCTGCCCCAACGGTGTCTTCCCGGGGGGGATGCCCTGGTCCCCGCGGTGATGGCCGCCTCTGTGGTGGCCAAGGTCCTCCGGGACCGGGCCATGGAATCCCTGGACCGGCTCTATCCGGGATACGGTTTCGCGAAGCACAAGGGCTACCCCACGGCGGAACACCGCCGTGCCCTGGAGCGCCTCGGTCCTTCGCCGGTGCACCGGGCCACCTTCCGCTGGAGGCCCGCGCCGTGAGCCCCGGGGTGGGAGGAATCCAGGGGGGGAACATCGATCCCCGAGCGCAGGGAGTCCTCCTCCCCTCGGAGGAAGTCTCCCAGGTCAGTCGTCCCTCCACGGCGCGCATCCCAAGCGGGGCGGTGGTGGAAGGGCTGGTGCTTTCCCAGGAGGAGGGGCTCTACCAGGTCCGGGTGGGCAACCAGACCTTCTCCGCCCGCTCCTCCCTGCCCCTTTTCGTGGGCCAGCGGTTCCGGGCGGTGTGGGACGCCTCCGGCGACGTGCCGGTGCTGCGTCTCCAGGCCTCGGACCTGGCCCTCCTCTCCCGCTTTCCCGCCAAGGAACAGCCCGTGGCCCTGGCCCTCCTCCTGCGGGGGCTTCCCGCCACGGACGACGTGCTGGTCCCCCTGAGACAGGCCTGGATCCGCCTGGGGGGCAAACCCGAGACCCTCTCCGCCCTGGTGGAGCTGTGGGCCCGGGGACTTCCCCTCAGCGATCCCCAGGCCTCCCAGCTTTCCTGGTACCTCCAGCTCAACCCCGCTCAGGTGGGGGACCTGTGGAAGCAGGTTCGGGAGCGCCTCCGCAAGGCGGGGGCGGATGCCACCCCTCAGGAGTGGAGCCGGGAACTCAAGGCAGCCCGGGAGGGAAACGACGACGTGGCCCGGTTCCTCCAGGCCCATTCCGTGGCCTCCCGTCCCGCCCGCCCGGGGGTGGACCCGGGAGCCCTCCTGGCCCCCATGTGGTGGCCCCTGGACGACCGGGAGGACCCCGCCCTGGCCCGGGTGGCCACGGCGAGGGAGGAGCAGGGGGGGCGAAGGATCTGGCGGGTCTCCTTCGAGACCCAGGGCAACCGTCTGGGAACGGTCCAGGGGGAGCTGGTGACCAACGGGCGCTCCCTCACGGTGGACCTGGGGGTGGGGGCTCCCTCGGTGGCCCGGACGGTGCGGCAGCATCTCCCGGAGCTGGAGGAGGCCCTCAAGGCGGTTCCCCTGGGGTTGCAGCACCTGGGGGTCTCCGTGGTCCGCCGGAGGGAAAGCTCTCTCCAGCGGGGCGTGGACATGGAGGCGTAGCCGTGGCCCGCAAGCATCGCATCCCCGAGGCGGCGGCTCTGCGGTACGAGGAGGGGCACGAGTCCGCCCCGGTGGTGGTGGCCTCCGGCAAGGGGGTCCTGGCGGAGCGGATCGTGGAGATCGCCCGGGAGGCGCAGATCCCGGTGGTGGAGGACGCGGCCCTGGTGAGCGCCCTCCTGGCGTTGGAGCTGGGGGAGGAGATCCCCCCGGAACTCTACCAGGCGGTGGCCCGGGTCCTGGTGTTCGTCTACGACCTGGACCGCAAGTCCGAGGTCCTGAAGCGGTGACCCCCCGGGAGCTGGGGTGCCTGGGGGAGGATCTGGCGGCGAAGCATCTGGCGGCCCTGGGGTGGGCCGTCCTGGAGCGGAACGTGCGTCTTCCCGGGGGGGAGATCGACCTGGTGGCCCGGGAGGGGGACGAACTGGTGCTGGTGGAGGTGCGGACCCGTTCCGAGAGCCGCCTCCAGGAGGCCTCGGACACCGTGGGGCCGGAGAAGCTCCGCCGCCTGGTGCGGGCGGGGCGGAACTACGTGGCCCGGCGGCGCTACGACGGGTTCTGGCGCATCGACCTGCTCGCCCTGGACCGAACCGGGTCGGGCTGGTCCGTGCACCACCACCGGGACATCACCGGGGGGAGGTACGACGGGTGACGGGAGTCCGGGGGGTGACCCTCCGCGGGGTGGAGGCGGTGCCCGTGGAGGTGGAGGTGGAAATCACCGGGGGTCTCTTCTCCATCACCGTGGTGGGGCTGCCCGACGCGGCGGTGAAGGAGGCCCGGGAGCGGGTCCGGGCGGCGCTGCGCAGCCTGGGGGTGCTCCTTCGGGGGCGGGTGGCGGTGAACCTGGCTCCGGCGGACCTGCCCAAGGAAGGAGCGCTCCTGGACGTACCCATGGCGGTGGGGCTTCTGGCCGCTGTGGGGTCCCTGCCCCGTCGTCCCGAGGGGATCTTCCTGGGGGAACTGGCCCTGGACGGCCGCCTTCGTCGGGTTCGGGGAGCGGTGCCCGCGGCCCTGTTGGCCCGGGACCTGGGGGTGCCCCTGTTCCTTCCCCCGGAGAACGTGCCGGAGGCCGCCTGGGTGAAGGGGGCGACCCTCCTGGCTCCCCCCACCCTCCCGGATCTCCTGGGGCACCTGCGGGGCGAATCCCTCCTGCCCCCGGTCCCCCACGGGGACGTGGACGAGGCCCCCTGGGTCCCGGACCCGGACCTGAGGGACATCAAGGGGCAGACCGGGGCGAAGCGGGCCCTGGAGATCGCCGCGGCGGGGCACCACAACCTGCTCCTCACCGGCTCCCCGGGCTCCGGGAAGACCCTCCTGGCCCGGGCCCTCCGGGGCATCCTGCCCCCCCTGGGGGACGAGGAGCTTACGGAGGTGCTGGCGGTGCGGAGCACCGCGGGGGAGGAGGGGCCCCCCTCCCGCCTGCGTCCCTTCCGGCCCGTGCACCCCACCGCCAGCGTGGTGGCCCTCTGCGGGGGCGGTTCGGGGCTGCGCCCGGGGGAGGTGACTCTGGCCCATCGGGGGGTCCTGTTTCTGGACGAGTTCCCGGAATTCCACCGGGACGCCCTGGAGGCCCTCCGGGCTCCCCTGGAGGACGGGCGGATCCGGGTCAGCCGGGCCACGGGGACGGTGAGCTACCCCGCCCGGGTGCTGTTGGCCTGCGCCTGCAACCCCTGTCCCTGCGGCTACCGGGGAGACCCGAGCCGCCCCTGCACCTGTTCCCCCTCGGAGATCCACCGCTACCAGCGCCGACTCTCCGGTCCCATCCTGGACCGCATCGACCTGCACGTCCCGGTGCCCCGCCTTTCCCCGGCGGAGCTGGTGCAGATGGAGGACCGGGGAGGGGAGGACAGCGCCGCGGTGCGCCGTCGGGTGGAACAGGCCCGTCAAGTCCAGCGGGAGCGCTGGGCCGCCCAGGGGGTGCAGTGCAACGCGGAGCTTCCGGAGCGGCTGGTGCGTCGGGGGCTGAACCTGGACCCGGAGGTGCGTCCCTTCCTGACGGAAACTCTGGGACGGCTGCGCCTCACCGGTCGGGGGCTGAGCCGGATCCTCAAGGTGGCCCGCACGGTGGCGGACCTGGAGGGGACCTCCGCCGTCGGGGTGTCTCA
The sequence above is drawn from the Aminomonas paucivorans DSM 12260 genome and encodes:
- a CDS encoding YifB family Mg chelatase-like AAA ATPase → MTGVRGVTLRGVEAVPVEVEVEITGGLFSITVVGLPDAAVKEARERVRAALRSLGVLLRGRVAVNLAPADLPKEGALLDVPMAVGLLAAVGSLPRRPEGIFLGELALDGRLRRVRGAVPAALLARDLGVPLFLPPENVPEAAWVKGATLLAPPTLPDLLGHLRGESLLPPVPHGDVDEAPWVPDPDLRDIKGQTGAKRALEIAAAGHHNLLLTGSPGSGKTLLARALRGILPPLGDEELTEVLAVRSTAGEEGPPSRLRPFRPVHPTASVVALCGGGSGLRPGEVTLAHRGVLFLDEFPEFHRDALEALRAPLEDGRIRVSRATGTVSYPARVLLACACNPCPCGYRGDPSRPCTCSPSEIHRYQRRLSGPILDRIDLHVPVPRLSPAELVQMEDRGGEDSAAVRRRVEQARQVQRERWAAQGVQCNAELPERLVRRGLNLDPEVRPFLTETLGRLRLTGRGLSRILKVARTVADLEGTSAVGVSHVAEALAFREGQSSWTAG